From Salinicola endophyticus:
CGCGGGGTCACGCGCCTGGAAAAGCGTGACCGGCGGCACCGGCCTGCGGGGTGGCGACACGGATAAAGCAGGGTATATGACTAGCGACGCGATTGCGACCGCTGGCCGCTAACGCGAACGGACGCCTGAGCGCCCGTCGTTACGGCTATGAAGGGGGAGTGATCCGCTCACTCCTCCTCGTCTTCGTCGTCGAAATCCGCGTACCAGTCGTCCTCGATCGCACGTTTCAGGCGGCGCTCTTCCAGCAGCGCCTCGACCTGGCGGCGCGCCTTCAGGGTGTCGGCCTTGCTGCTGCGGGGACGCTCGAATTGCTCGTCGTTGACGGCGTCGTAAAGCTCTTGGTCCTCGGCGTAATCTTCACGGCTCATCGTTTGGCCCTCCGATGTGACGGCATCCTGATGATGCTCGAGGGCTATATATCGCCGAATGCGCCGCAAGACAAGCCTTTGGCCGTTTGAAAAAACCTATCGACTCCCTGCGCCAGAATAGTTGGTCATGACAGCCGCTCAGGATAGCCGACCAGGGCCGCATGGCAGGTCGGCTTCGGGTCAGGCCGGGTCGCGCTCGGCCTTGAGCGCCTCCAGCTCCTGCAGCGCTTCGACCAGCCCGGTCACGTCCTTCTGTACCCCCACGAAGTAGGTCAGTTGATCCTCCTCGTCGTAGACCGGCGTGATCGACAGCTCGTTCCAGAACTGGGAGCCGTCCTTGCGATAGTTGCGCAGCACCTCACGGCAGGAGCGACCCTCGCGCAGCGCGGTACGCACGCGGTCGATCGCGGGCTGATCGCGGTCGCCATTCTGCAGGAAACGGCAGTCGCGATAGAGAATCTCGTCGATGCTGTAGCCGGTAAGGCGCTCGAAGCCCTCGTTGACGTAGATCAGGATATTCTCGTCACCCTCCTGCTCGGCGACGACGATCCCATCGTCAGAGGCGTTGACGATGCGCTCGAGCAGGGCCGGGCTGATCATGGGGGGACGCTTGGGGTTACTGGCCATCCTTGTCTCCAGGCTGGACATGCGACGGTTTGTAGGGACGATACAAGCGGTCATGATGCCATGGCGCCGTTGGATTACAACGCTTTGACAGCGGCCGGCGCGGGCGGGGCATGACGCTTCACACCTCGACTTCGGCCAGGGCATGCGAGCTTGCTGCGGCGGCCAGTGCCAGCAGCGCGAGCAGCAGCAGCAAAAGGGCGCTGCCGAGCCACTGGGCGAGCACGCCGAGCAGCAGGCCGACGATCAGCATCAGCACCCCGGTGAAGGTATTGGAGAAGGCGACGTAGAGCGCCCGGGTGTCGCTGTCGGAGAGATCCACCACGTAGGTCTTGCGCCCGAGACGAATACCCGCATGGGCGATCATCAGCAGGCCATAGACCACGGCGTAGGGCCACACGCTGGTGCGCGCGGTCTCCGGCAGCAGCACGCAGGCGGCGCCGGCGACACAGCACAGGGCGGCGCCGATGGCGGCGTTGCGCATGACGCGCCGACTGGAGCGGTCGGCCAGCCGGCCCCAGATCGGACCGCCGATCATGCCGGCCACCCCTGAGGTGAGTACCAGAATGCCCAGGCTGGCCAGGTCGGTGCCGCTGTTCTGTTGCCCCAGCAGGGCCAGGTAAGGCAGCGCCAGAGCGCTCGACAGCAGCAGGGCGCGGGAGAGGTTGAAGTGCAGGAAACGGCGGTCGCGGCGCATCAGCGATACCCCCTGCTTGACGCTGTCCCAGGCGTTGGCGCCGCCCTCGGTGGCGCCCGGCGCTTCGCGGATCGCCGCTGCGCACAGGGCGTTGAGTGCCCAGCCCAGGGCGGCGGCGAACAGCAGCACCGCCAGCGCCCAGGTGCCGGGGCGGTCGCCCATCAGCATCAGCCCGACACCCACGAGCAGCGTCAGCGCCCCGGCGGCGCTGGCGCTCCAGCCCATCAGCGTGCCACGCCGCTGCTTGGCGATGGTCTTGCCCATCACATCCTTGGTCGCCACCGAAGAGAGCCCGCGTCCCAGCGAGAGCCCGGTCAGCGCCACCAGCACCAGCGCGCCGCCCCAGCTGCCGTGGCCGAACAGCGCCAGCAGTCCGAGCAGCACCGCGCCCACGGCCTGGGCCACGCCGCCGGCCACCCACACCCATTTGCGAATTTCGCGCAGGCGGATATAGCCCGCGATCAACAGCTGCGGCAGCAGGGCCCCGGCCTCACGGATCGGCACCAGCAGGCCGACCATCCACACCGGCGCGCCGATTGCCCCCATCAGCCAGGGCAGGATCAGGCGCGCGTTGGAGAGCTCATCGGCGAGCTTGTTGCCCAGCGCCGCCACCAGGTGGCGAAAGAAGTTGCCCGGCTGCTCACGGCAGGCGGCGTCGGAGATATCCCGGCACATGCGGCTGTCGTCGTCGCCGGTGACGCTTTCGAAGAGGCGGGTGAGGCTGTCGTCGTCGCCACCGCGAGTGCTTGAACTTCTTGCCGTCATGGAAAACGTCCTTGTTTCCGGTTGGGGGTAAGCGGTCTTCGTATCTGTCCAGGCGGCGGCTCGCCGGCCGCAACGCTTGAGTCCGGCGCGGCGATCCGCGCATCATGCGGGCCAGTGCAATTATCGCCGAGGAGAGTCGCATGGCCCGCATCCGCATTCATTATTGTACGCAATGCCAGTGGCTGCTACGTGCCGGCTGGTATGCCCAGGAGCTGTTGCAGACCTTCGGCGAGGATCTCGAACAGGTGGCCCTGGCGCCCAGCCACGGCGGCCACTTCGAGGTGCTCTACGACGAGCAGACCCTATGGGAGCGCAAGCGCGACGGTGGCTTCCCCGAGATCAAGGAGCTCAAGCGCCGGGTGCGCGACCGGCTCGACCCGCAGCGCGATCTGGGCCACGTCGACCGCGGCGACTGAGACGCCGCGGGGCGACGTGGATCATCTACCACCAGTGCTTGCGCTTGAGCAGCCACATCACCGCGCCGCCGACCACGGCGGTGATGGCGACGAAGACGGCAAAACCGTAGTGGCTGTTGGCGCCGGGGATACCCCCGACGTTGATGCCCAGCAGGCCGGTCAGGAAGCTCAGCGGCAGGAACACCGTGGTGACGATCGCCAGCATGTACATGCGTTGGTTGAGGCGTTCGTTGTGCTCGTTGAGCAATTGCTCCTGCAGGATCAGCGCGCGCTCCTGCATGGCGTGGAAATCCTCGACGTAGCGCGATAGCTGGTTGGCACTCTCGCGTACCGAGACGCGGGTATCCTCGTCGAAGCTGTCGGGCCCGTGGGCGATCTGCTCGAGGCAGTCGCGCTGGGGACCCATGAAGCGACGCAGGGTGATCAACGAGCGACGCAGGTGCGACAGATCGTCGGGGTCGACCTCACGATCGCTGAGCTGGTCCTCTTCCAGCTCGCCCAGGCGGTCGTCGAGCTGGTGGGCCACGTCACCGACGTTGTCGACCAGGGTCTCCGCCAGCCAGGCGAGCAGGTCGGGCACCGACAGCGCGCCTTCGCCGCGATCGATGCGCTCGCGTACTTCGCTGACCGATTTCAGCGGACGCCGGCGCAGCGTGATCAGGCGGTTGGCGGAGATCCAGATGCGCAGCGAGATCAGGTCCTCCGGGGCGGCGCCCGGGTTGAGATTGACGCCGCGCAGCGTGCTTACCGCGCCGTTGCGGAACTTGGCCACGCGTGGGCGGGTGTCTTCCTCCAGCAGTGCCTCGATCGCTGCCTCGTCCAGTCCGGCGATATCCTCGAGATAGGTGCCGACGTCGGCATGGCGGAAATCGAGATGCATCCACAGCGGCCGCTCCGGCGACTGCCACGCCTCGCGCAGCTGTCTCACGCTGAGCAGTGAACCGCCGCCGCTGCCGTTCAATTCATAGGCGGCAACCAGCGCCGTATCGCCTTCCATCTGCATCTGTTGGCCTCTCGGTGGGGCGCCCGGTGCCTCCTCGGGCTTGAATCGCGTATGACTTGGCCGGTGTGGCCTGCTCACGCGGTGTCAGCAGGCGACTGCACGCAGTTTGCGTTCAGAGCCTAGCACGCCGCTGACCGCGCGCCAGGCGGCGCCATTCGGCTCAGCGCTGGTCGTCGGCGTCGTCGGCGAGCATCGGTTCGAGCTTGGCCCAGACGTTGGCCAGGATGATCGGCTGGGCCTCGGCGGTCGGGTGGATGCCGTCCGCCTGCAGCATGCTGTCGAGATCGACGTCTTCGAGCAGAAACGGAACCAGCGGCAGATCGTACTCGTCGGCAAGCTGAGTGAAGACGTTACGAAAGGCGTTGGTATAGGCGGGACCGTAGTTGGGGGGTACCTCGATGCCCAGCAGCAGCACGCGGGCGCCCTCCGCGCGGCTGCGTTCGATCATCTTGGCCATATTGACCTTCATCTGCTGGGGCGAGAGACCGCGTAGACCGTCGTTGCCACCGAGTTCGAGTAGCACGATATCCGGGCGGTGCTGCTTGAGCAGATCGGGTAGCCGCGCCGCGCCACCCGAGGTGGTCTCGCCGGAGATACTGGCATTGATGACCGGATAGCCCTTGCCCAGCTTGCGTTCGAGCAGGCTGACCCAGCCCGCCTGCGGATCGATGCCATAGGCCGCGCTGAGGCTGTCGCCCATCACCAGCAGGGTGTGCGCCTGTGCCGCGCCGGGCAGCGTCAGCGCCATGGCCAGCGCCAGCAGTGCGCGCGACAGGCAGGCGCGCAGCCATGTCTTCGTCGACCTCTTCGTCGAACCGGGCATCCTCGAACCAGGCAACATGTCTCACTCCTCGGGAGAATCGGCGAACGCGGATCTTATCCGATCATGGGCTCGGCAAAGCGACGATAAGCGTCTTCAGGCCACGACTTCCCTGGCGAGAGGCGGGGGCCGAGCGTGAACCGGAGAGGCAATGGGCGATCGAAATCGCCATGTTGCCGTCGCAACCACTATGTCGGCAAGCGCGACGCCGGCTATTTCCGTCATATCTCAGAGGGCTTCCGCTGCTTCCACTACGCTTATATGACGCGCTCCCCTGCGCGCGCGACCGCTCACCCCACCGGGGAGGATGCCTCGACGTGCATCTTAGGATGCGCTGGTCGCGATGGCAGCCGGTGTCGGGCGTCTCACGTAGGCGCCATCCCGCATCCCGGGCGTACCTGGCCGGTCGGGGGGATCCGTGCCAGAGTGGGGGACATCGGCGTTCATTGCTGGCTGCGCGGCGAGAGACCGTCGTCGTTCAGCGGGACGCATCACCGCACAGGAAGCCCCGATTCATGCCCGACTCCCGCGACGCGCGCGCCGCCTCGGCCGCCGCGACCCCGACGCTCGAGGCCCGCGGCCTCGTCAAGCAGGTCATCAGCGGCGACCGCCAGTTGACCATCCTCGACAGCCTCGATCTGTGCGTCATGCCCGGCGAGAGCGTGGCGATCCTCGGCAGTTCCGGGGCGGGCAAGTCGACCCTGCTGGCACTGCTGGCGGGCTTGGATACGCCCAGCGATGGTGAGCTTGCGCTATTCGGTACCGCGCTGCCGGCGCTCGATGAGGATGGCCGCGCCGCGCTGCGCGCCGGACGGGTGGGATTCGTGTTCCAGAACTTCCAGCTCCTACCTACCCTGACCGCGCTGGAGAACGTGATGCTGCCGCTGGAGCTGACTCCCGGTCGCGATCATCAACAGCGGGCGCGTGACTGGCTGGGCCGGGTCGGGCTCGGCGAGCGCCTTCATCATCTACCCAAGCAGCTCTCCGGCGGCGAGCAGCAGCGCGTCGCCGTGGCGCGCGCCTTCGTCACCGGGCCCGAGCTGGTGTTCGCCGACGAGCCCACCGGCAACCTCGATCGCGACACCGGGAGCGCGATCATCGAGTCGCTGTTCGCGCTCAACCGCGAGGCCGGCACCACCCTGGTGCTGGTCACCCACGACCCCCATCTGGCGCGGCGCTGCCAGCGCTGCCTGCGTCTCGACGGCGGCCGCCTGGTGGCCCTCGAACGTGACGAGGTGCAGACATGAGTGCGGGCAGTTCGCTGCTGGCGCTGTCGCTCAAGGGACTCCGGCGCGATCTGCGTGCCGGTGACGTGCGCGCGCTGTTCGTCGCCCTGGTGCTGGCAGTGGCGGCGACCACCATGATCGGCTTCTTCCTCGACCGTCTGGATCGTGGCCTGACCCGCCAGGCCGGCCAGCTGATGGGCGGCGACATCAAGCTCGAACAGAGCGCCCCCTTCGACGACGACCTGCGTGACACGCTGCGCCATGCCGGGCTGACCCTCTCCGATCAGGTCGACACCGTCTCCATGGTCAGCCGCGGCGACGCCTTCCAGCTGGCCAGTCTCAAGGTGGTCGACGGCGCCTACCCGCTCTACGGCAAGCTGCGTGTCGACCTCGGCGAGGGCATCGTCGAGAGCGCCGCGGGGCCGGCGCCGGGCAGCGTCTGGATCGCGCCGCGACTCGCCCAGCTGCTCGACGTGGCGATCGGTGAGCCGGTGCAGGTGGGCCAGCGTGAGCTGACGGTGTCCGGGCTGATCGACCGCGAGCCGGATCAGTCGGCGGGCTTCGCCAGTCTCAGCCCGCGGCTGATGATGCGTCTGGCCGATCTCGAGGCTACCGGGCTGGTCCGGCCGGGCTCGCGGATCGAGTACGAACTGCTGGCCAAGGGGCCCCCGGCGGCGGTGGCGGCGGTGGGCGACCTGCTCACGCGGCTGCGCCAGCAGGGCGTGGAGGTCGAGGATGTGCGCGACGACCGCCCCCAGCTCGGCAGCGCCCTGACCCGAGCGCAGAAGTACCTGAGCCTCTCCGGGCTGGCGGCGGTGCTGCTCGCCGGGGTGGCTGTGGCCATGGCCACCCGCCGCTATGTCGACCGCCATCTGGATACCGCCGCACTGCTGCGCTGCTTCGGTGCCAGCCAGCGCCAGTTGGCGCAGCTGTTCGCCTGGCAGTTGACCTGGCTGGCGCTGGCGGCCTCGGTGGTGGGTGCACTGCTGGGACTGGTGGGGCAGGCCGCGCTGCTGGCCCTGCTGGCGCGCTTTCTGCCGCTGACGCTGCCGGCGCCGGGCATGCTGCCGCTGCTGCTGGGGGTATTGACCGCGCTGGCGGTGCTGGTGGGGTTCGCCGGGCCGACGCTGCTGCGCCTGCAGCGGGTCAGTGCGCTCAAGGTGCTGCGTCGCGAACTCGATCCGCTGCCCGCCTCGGCGTGGCTGGTGGTGGCGGTGGCCAGTCTGGTGTTCGGCGCGCTGCTGTGGCTCTACTCCGGCGATCTTGGGCTCGCCGCGGCGCTGCTGGTGGGCGGGCTGGTCGCGCTCGTGGTGCTATGGGGGCTGGGCTGGCTACTGCTGGCACTGGTGTTGCGCCTGGCCACACGCTTCGGTGCACGTGGCGGCGAGGCTAGCCGCGCCCTGCGCCTGGGTGCGAGCCAGCTGGCGCGGCGGCGCCAGGCGAGTCTCGGCCAGTTGCTGGCCTTCGCCGTCACCTTCGCGGCGATGGCGATCATCACCCTGGTCCGCGGCGATCTGCTGAGTGCCTGGCAGACTCAGCTACCGGCGGATACCCCCAACTACTTCGCGATCAATATCCAGCCCGGCGAACGCGAGGGCTTCAGCGCCATTCTCGACCAGGTCGCCGATACCCGCAGCGCCCTCTACCCGATGGTGCGCGGGCGCCTGACGGCCATCGATGGCCGCCCGGCGCGCGAAGCGGTGCCCGAGGCGCGCCGTGACGACAACGCGCTCAAGCGCGAGCTCAACCTCACCTGGCGCGCGGCGCTGCCCGAGAGCAATCGGCTGGTCGCCGGGCGCTGGTTCGACGCCGACACCCGGGTGGCCGCGGGCAGCGTGCCGATCTCGGTCGAGCGCGGCCTCGCCGAACGCCTCGGGGTGGGGCTGGGCGACAGCCTGACGTTTACCATCGGCAGCGACAGCGTCACCGGCGAGATCACCAGCCTGCGCGACCTCGACTGGGACAGCTTCCGGCCCAACTTCTTCGTGATCTTCCCGCCCGACGTGCTCGAGCGCTACGGGCATAGCTACATCACCGCCTTCCATCTCGATGCCGCCGCCCACGGCGATGTGCTGGGGCGGCTGGTCGCGGCCTATCCCGGCGTCTCGCTGCTCAACGTCGACGCCATCCTGGCGCGGGTGCGCGAGTTGCTGGCCCAGGTCACCCGGGCGGTGGAGCTGGTGCTGGGCTTCGTGCTGCTCGCCGGGGTCAGCGTGCTCTACGCCGCGCTCACCGCCAGCCAGACTCTGCGTGCCCACGAAAGCGGGCTGCTGCGGGTCTTCGGTGCCGGGCAGCGCCTGCTCTCACGGGTCCAGGGCGTGGAGTTCGCGCTGCTCGGCTTCACCAGCGGGCTGATGGCGGCGCTGCTGGCCGAGGTCGCTGCGCTGGGCATCTACGCCGGCTGGCTCGATCTCGCCCCGCGCCTGCATCTATGGCTATGGCTGTTGCTGCCGTTCGGCGGCGCGCTGCTCATCGGCGTGATCGGGCATCTGCTGTCGCGTGGCCTGCGCCGGCAGGCGCCGGTGCAGAGCCTGGGGCTCTTGGGCGAAGGGTGATTAGCGAAGTGGCGGCGTACGCGGTGCACCACGGCGAGGTGCCGCGCAGGCCTCGGCCGGCGTATGCTTTGTTGACAGCGTCTCAGAGAGAAACCCGCGATGAGCCATGCAATGACCAATGCAAAGACCGATGCCATGACCCTGGCCGACTGGCAGCGTCTGGCCAGCGAGCTGACGATCGAGACCCGTGCCTTCATCGACGATGCCTTCGTCGACGCGGAGAGCGGCGAGACCTTCACCAGCGTCAATCCGGCCACTGGTGACACGCTCGCCGAGATCGCCAGCTGCGATGCCGCCGACGCCGACAAGGCTGTGGCCCGAGCGCGGCGCGCCTTCGACGAAGGGGCGTGGTCGCGGCGCCCGCCCGGCGCGCGCAAGGCGGTGCTGCTGCGCCTCGCCGAGCTGATGGAGACTCACAAGGCGGAGCTGGCGCTGCTCGACACCCTCGACATGGGTAAGCCGATCGGCAGCTCCCTGGGGGATATGGGCGGTGCCATCGGCTGTCTGCGCCATCATGCCGAATCGATCGACAAGCTCTATGGCGAGGTCGCGCCCACTGGCGACGATGCTCTGGGCCTGGTGCTGCGCGAGCCGCTCGGTGTCGTCGCCTCGATCGTGCCGTGGAACTTCCCGCTGATGATGACCGCGTGGAAGATCGCCCCGGCGCTGGCCGCCGGCAACAGCGTGATCTTGAAGCCTTCGGAGAAGTCACCGCTGTCGGCGCTGCGTCTGGCGGCGCTGGCGCGCGAGGCCGGGCTGCCTGCCGGCGTCTTCCAGGTACTGCCCGGCTTCGGCCACACCGTGGGCAAGGCGCTGGCGCTGTCGATGGGCGTCGACTGCCTCGCCTTCACCGGCTCCACCGCGGTGGGCAAGCAGCTGATGCAGTACGCCGGGCAATCCAACCTCAAGCGCGTCTATCTGGAGTGCGGCGGCAAGAGCCCCAATCTGGTCTTCGCTGACTGCAAGGATCTCGACGCCGTGGCCCGCCACGCCGCCGAAGCGATCTTTCACAACCAGGGCGAGGTGTGCATCGCGGCCTCCCGGCTGCTGGTGGAGAACCGCATCCGCGAGACCTTCGTCGACAAGCTGCTGGCGGCCGCCGAGCACATGCAGCCGGGCGACCCGCTCGATCCGTCGAGCTTCATGGGCGCGATGGTCGACCGCACCCAGTATCAGCGCGTGCTCGACTATATCCGCCGCGGTGTCGAAGAGGGCGCCACCCTGCGCAGTGGCGGCAGTGCCGCGGAGGGGCCTGGGCTGTTCATCCCGCCGACGATCTTCGACGGCGTCTCGCCGAGCATGGCAATCGGCCGCGAGGAGATCTTCGGCCCGGTGCTGTCGGTATTCGGCTTCGACACCGAAGAGGAGGCGATCGCACTGGCCAACGACAGCGACTACGGCCTGGCGGCGGGGGTCTGGAGCCAGGATATCGACCGCGTCATGCGCGTCTCGCGGCGGCTGCAGTCGGGGCAGGTCTACGTCAACAACTGGGCCGGTATGGACCAGACCGTACCCTTCGGTGGCGTCAAGCAGTCGGGCAACGGTCGTGACAAGTCCCACCACTCGCTGGAGGAGTACTCCGACCTCAAGACCGTCTGGATCTCCTTGACCCCTTGATCTGGATCTCCTCGATCCGTTGAAGGGGAGCGGGCTCGGCTCGATGCGCCTCGGGCCGGGCCTTCCGCCGCGGTCTATCGTGTTGCCGGTCGCCGCACTCGATGGGCCAGGCTCCTGACCGCGGCGGGGCGCTGATGGTGTAGCCAAACTCCAGCATGCCAGTTACCCGCGCGGTGCGCCTGAAAGACGGTGCGCCGACAGCGGATGTCGTATCCGGTGACGTTTTACCCAGGCTAAAGCCAAGGTGAGAAATTATGCGCGCGCGCATGACGGACTTTCATAGGAAAGGCCGCCGGCGCTGGGGTATCATCGCGGCACGTTTTCATGATCGGAGTCCGCCGGGCGCGGGTCCGATCGTCCCCTCCCCGAGCCGAGGATACCCGCCGATGTTCACGCGAGACATGCAGATTGCCGGATTCGACGATGCCCTGTGGAAAGCGATGCAGCAGGAAGTCGCGCGCCAGGAAGCGCACATCGAACTGATCGC
This genomic window contains:
- a CDS encoding PA3496 family putative envelope integrity protein, whose protein sequence is MSREDYAEDQELYDAVNDEQFERPRSSKADTLKARRQVEALLEERRLKRAIEDDWYADFDDEDEEE
- a CDS encoding PAS sensor domain-containing protein, giving the protein MASNPKRPPMISPALLERIVNASDDGIVVAEQEGDENILIYVNEGFERLTGYSIDEILYRDCRFLQNGDRDQPAIDRVRTALREGRSCREVLRNYRKDGSQFWNELSITPVYDEEDQLTYFVGVQKDVTGLVEALQELEALKAERDPA
- a CDS encoding MFS transporter codes for the protein MTARSSSTRGGDDDSLTRLFESVTGDDDSRMCRDISDAACREQPGNFFRHLVAALGNKLADELSNARLILPWLMGAIGAPVWMVGLLVPIREAGALLPQLLIAGYIRLREIRKWVWVAGGVAQAVGAVLLGLLALFGHGSWGGALVLVALTGLSLGRGLSSVATKDVMGKTIAKQRRGTLMGWSASAAGALTLLVGVGLMLMGDRPGTWALAVLLFAAALGWALNALCAAAIREAPGATEGGANAWDSVKQGVSLMRRDRRFLHFNLSRALLLSSALALPYLALLGQQNSGTDLASLGILVLTSGVAGMIGGPIWGRLADRSSRRVMRNAAIGAALCCVAGAACVLLPETARTSVWPYAVVYGLLMIAHAGIRLGRKTYVVDLSDSDTRALYVAFSNTFTGVLMLIVGLLLGVLAQWLGSALLLLLLALLALAAAASSHALAEVEV
- a CDS encoding SelT/SelW/SelH family protein translates to MARIRIHYCTQCQWLLRAGWYAQELLQTFGEDLEQVALAPSHGGHFEVLYDEQTLWERKRDGGFPEIKELKRRVRDRLDPQRDLGHVDRGD
- a CDS encoding zinc transporter ZntB, encoding MQMEGDTALVAAYELNGSGGGSLLSVRQLREAWQSPERPLWMHLDFRHADVGTYLEDIAGLDEAAIEALLEEDTRPRVAKFRNGAVSTLRGVNLNPGAAPEDLISLRIWISANRLITLRRRPLKSVSEVRERIDRGEGALSVPDLLAWLAETLVDNVGDVAHQLDDRLGELEEDQLSDREVDPDDLSHLRRSLITLRRFMGPQRDCLEQIAHGPDSFDEDTRVSVRESANQLSRYVEDFHAMQERALILQEQLLNEHNERLNQRMYMLAIVTTVFLPLSFLTGLLGINVGGIPGANSHYGFAVFVAITAVVGGAVMWLLKRKHWW
- a CDS encoding arylesterase, with product MALTLPGAAQAHTLLVMGDSLSAAYGIDPQAGWVSLLERKLGKGYPVINASISGETTSGGAARLPDLLKQHRPDIVLLELGGNDGLRGLSPQQMKVNMAKMIERSRAEGARVLLLGIEVPPNYGPAYTNAFRNVFTQLADEYDLPLVPFLLEDVDLDSMLQADGIHPTAEAQPIILANVWAKLEPMLADDADDQR
- a CDS encoding ABC transporter ATP-binding protein; the encoded protein is MPDSRDARAASAAATPTLEARGLVKQVISGDRQLTILDSLDLCVMPGESVAILGSSGAGKSTLLALLAGLDTPSDGELALFGTALPALDEDGRAALRAGRVGFVFQNFQLLPTLTALENVMLPLELTPGRDHQQRARDWLGRVGLGERLHHLPKQLSGGEQQRVAVARAFVTGPELVFADEPTGNLDRDTGSAIIESLFALNREAGTTLVLVTHDPHLARRCQRCLRLDGGRLVALERDEVQT
- a CDS encoding FtsX-like permease family protein, whose translation is MSAGSSLLALSLKGLRRDLRAGDVRALFVALVLAVAATTMIGFFLDRLDRGLTRQAGQLMGGDIKLEQSAPFDDDLRDTLRHAGLTLSDQVDTVSMVSRGDAFQLASLKVVDGAYPLYGKLRVDLGEGIVESAAGPAPGSVWIAPRLAQLLDVAIGEPVQVGQRELTVSGLIDREPDQSAGFASLSPRLMMRLADLEATGLVRPGSRIEYELLAKGPPAAVAAVGDLLTRLRQQGVEVEDVRDDRPQLGSALTRAQKYLSLSGLAAVLLAGVAVAMATRRYVDRHLDTAALLRCFGASQRQLAQLFAWQLTWLALAASVVGALLGLVGQAALLALLARFLPLTLPAPGMLPLLLGVLTALAVLVGFAGPTLLRLQRVSALKVLRRELDPLPASAWLVVAVASLVFGALLWLYSGDLGLAAALLVGGLVALVVLWGLGWLLLALVLRLATRFGARGGEASRALRLGASQLARRRQASLGQLLAFAVTFAAMAIITLVRGDLLSAWQTQLPADTPNYFAINIQPGEREGFSAILDQVADTRSALYPMVRGRLTAIDGRPAREAVPEARRDDNALKRELNLTWRAALPESNRLVAGRWFDADTRVAAGSVPISVERGLAERLGVGLGDSLTFTIGSDSVTGEITSLRDLDWDSFRPNFFVIFPPDVLERYGHSYITAFHLDAAAHGDVLGRLVAAYPGVSLLNVDAILARVRELLAQVTRAVELVLGFVLLAGVSVLYAALTASQTLRAHESGLLRVFGAGQRLLSRVQGVEFALLGFTSGLMAALLAEVAALGIYAGWLDLAPRLHLWLWLLLPFGGALLIGVIGHLLSRGLRRQAPVQSLGLLGEG
- a CDS encoding aldehyde dehydrogenase — encoded protein: MTNAKTDAMTLADWQRLASELTIETRAFIDDAFVDAESGETFTSVNPATGDTLAEIASCDAADADKAVARARRAFDEGAWSRRPPGARKAVLLRLAELMETHKAELALLDTLDMGKPIGSSLGDMGGAIGCLRHHAESIDKLYGEVAPTGDDALGLVLREPLGVVASIVPWNFPLMMTAWKIAPALAAGNSVILKPSEKSPLSALRLAALAREAGLPAGVFQVLPGFGHTVGKALALSMGVDCLAFTGSTAVGKQLMQYAGQSNLKRVYLECGGKSPNLVFADCKDLDAVARHAAEAIFHNQGEVCIAASRLLVENRIRETFVDKLLAAAEHMQPGDPLDPSSFMGAMVDRTQYQRVLDYIRRGVEEGATLRSGGSAAEGPGLFIPPTIFDGVSPSMAIGREEIFGPVLSVFGFDTEEEAIALANDSDYGLAAGVWSQDIDRVMRVSRRLQSGQVYVNNWAGMDQTVPFGGVKQSGNGRDKSHHSLEEYSDLKTVWISLTP